CACAAAACAATTCGTCAATCCGCTCAAGAAACACGCGAGATCGCTCGCCCTGAACCAACCCATCAACAAAACCCTGTTCCTCCGCAAGCCTTTTCGCTAGTCTGTGAGGATCCTTTCTCACCCGGTACCACGCCTCCACGCCGACGCCCGCCGCGCCTACCACAGCCAGCAAGCCACCCCCAGCAATGCCAATTTTCTTTAACGCCTCTCGTCGCGCCATCCTCTTAACGGCCTCCTCCCCGTGCCGGTACTCCCACGCCTTGCGGCACCCTTCATGACGCAGGAGAGCACCCTCATTTCCCTTCAGCGCCTCCTCAAACAAGACAGCCAGCTCCCTCGCGTCCGTACACACACTGTACTCCTCATCCGTCGCGTACACGACAACGTACTTCAGCGCTTCTGGAAGCCCTCGCTCTCGCAACACCTCCCCATACACCTCATCACTCCACCTCCGAAACGCGGATCGGTCCCGCAAAACTGTTTCCCCAATACCTTCAGGCATGAGCTTCGCACCAAGCGCCCATTTCGCCAGCATCCTCCCCCAAGAAACAATATCAATTGCTTCACGATGCGTAATCGTATGAAACCCTCCCTCCCCATACAAAAACGCCCGGTAGAGTGCGTCGCACATAAACTCCAATGAGCCAATTGCCACGTAGCTCTTCGCAACCAACGCCTGCGTTACTGAACGATCTTCCTGGCTCACAACTCGCTCTTCTAGACTCGGCTCCTTCCTTCGCAGCAAATCAAAATCACCCAAGGCCAAGCGCTTCACCGAGGCAACACTCCCTGCCACGCCAGAACCGTCCTGCTCGATTTCCAATAACACGTTGGCATCCTTCACATCGCTATGAAGAAACCCCGCATCATGCACTTGTGCAATGGCTTCAAGCACTCCAGAAAACACGCTGCCAAGAAATGCACGACCCTCCCGCAACGGCTCCTGAGAAGGACACGCACTCAACGTTGTAGGGTAATAATCCATGAACATCCCCAGCCGTTGCGACCCTTCATCCAACGCGTAAGCCCAAGGCACCGCCAAGACATCACTCGCCACTACTGACGGCAAGCTTGCGAATTCAAGCTCGCGAGCGAGCTGATCCGCAACAGGAAATCCTGGATACTTCTCCGCCCAGGACCCGATATCAACAATCTTGAGCGAAACCGGCGCAGAAACCTCCACTCCTTGCTTTCCAGCCACGCTCCTCCTAACCACCTCAGCAAGGCCGTCCTCCAAAACATACACCAGTCCCTGCGCCCCTTTCGCGTGAAACATTCCCTGCTCAACCGCACTTTGCAGCAACGCCTCCGGCAACCGCACAGGAGGCGCAGGCAAACGCTCTAAAGCGCGCTTGAGCTTTGAAAACTCCCCCTTCACCACCAAGCCTTGCCTTTTTTCCTGCATTCTCCCGTTGTTCAAGTCAGCACAGTCATCCCCCAATCAAAAGAGCAAAGGAGCGCATCCATCCCGGTGTCTCTCGCTTAAAAAAAAAAACTTTCAAAAAGAAGGTGCACTAGCCTGCTCTTCCTCGCTATCACCATTGCTTCTGCACCTCTACTCCTTCCCGTCATCATCGACCGTGAAGAGATGATTATCTTTCACCACAAAACAACCCAAGCGGGCGCCGGCATCCAGCCAGCCGTGAGCATAATTAACCGCTGCGAACGCCAAGAGTTTTTTTCCTTTCTTGCTGAAAAACTCGGCATCGGCAACGTAGCGCTTCGCCATATCCAGTACCACATCAGCACCCGCTCCCTTGGGGGCGCGCCGCGCTACTGCCAGCGCCTCCTTGGTTATTGAAACATAGCGCGAGAGCAGCTCCTCCGAAAGCAGCCTTCCCGCCAGGCGCTCTTCACCCTTCCGCATGCCATTTTCTTCGTTTCCCATACTTCTCACGCTCAGGCCATAAGACGCGCACCTCTTTCAACAAAGACGCGTGCACTGCAGGACTCGCAGCAAGCATCCCCTTCACGCCGAGCTCGCCACTCCTATAATCAATTGCTCTTCCAGACAAATCCGTAAACACCCCCCCTGCCACCCTCACAATCGCTTCGGCAGCACAGGTATCCCACTGGCTAGCGTAGTTCAAAGAAACATACGCATCAACATTCCCCCGAACCACCTCACACGCCTTTAACGTGCTGCCTAACTTGACAATCTTCTCAGCGCCGAGGGTTTCAAGAAACGAAACGAGCTTAGGATGATCGT
The nucleotide sequence above comes from Candidatus Woesearchaeota archaeon. Encoded proteins:
- a CDS encoding DUF357 domain-containing protein; translation: MRKGEERLAGRLLSEELLSRYVSITKEALAVARRAPKGAGADVVLDMAKRYVADAEFFSKKGKKLLAFAAVNYAHGWLDAGARLGCFVVKDNHLFTVDDDGKE